A genomic segment from Neobacillus sp. YX16 encodes:
- a CDS encoding TetR/AcrR family transcriptional regulator, with protein sequence MIDRKKLILEAAAKSFSLYGYKATTMDQVAKLANVGKGTIYTFFKTKEELFEEIINSLIAEIRFEVESALDESASILENVNRVLGRVHVFRESHQLTIKLIQEERDMGTQTVIEAMQRVEQSIIQYMKGIIQKAIDKGEIKSCDPEVTSFVMLKMYFSLVNDWQRNHPPLKKEEIARLFELYLLKGLLT encoded by the coding sequence GTGATTGATCGTAAGAAGTTGATTTTGGAGGCGGCGGCTAAGTCTTTTTCCTTGTATGGCTATAAGGCAACAACGATGGATCAGGTTGCAAAGTTAGCCAATGTGGGGAAGGGAACCATCTATACCTTTTTCAAAACGAAGGAAGAGTTATTTGAAGAAATTATCAATTCACTTATCGCTGAAATTCGATTTGAAGTCGAAAGCGCGCTGGATGAGTCAGCATCGATACTTGAAAATGTCAACAGGGTGTTAGGCCGGGTTCATGTGTTTAGGGAATCACACCAATTGACGATAAAATTGATCCAAGAAGAGCGTGATATGGGCACGCAAACGGTTATCGAAGCCATGCAAAGGGTAGAGCAGTCCATCATTCAGTACATGAAGGGCATCATTCAAAAAGCAATCGATAAGGGTGAAATCAAATCCTGCGACCCTGAGGTCACGTCTTTTGTAATGCTGAAGATGTACTTTTCCTTGGTGAATGACTGGCAAAGGAACCATCCACCATTGAAAAAGGAAGAAATAGCAAGGCTCTTTGAACTTTACTTATTAAAAGGCTTGTTAACATAG